A segment of the Deltaproteobacteria bacterium genome:
CGCGCCGCCGCTGCATATCGGCGCCGAGTTGGTTCACTCGCGCGCGGTCGCCCGCCGCGATCGCCGCCGCGAGTTCCTCGCGTGCGTCGAGCACGTCGGCGAGAAACGCGGGATCGAGCACCTCGTTGTCGCCGATCGTGACGCCGTGCAGCGCCAGCAGATACTCGGCGCGAGGCACCGGCTTGCGCAACACCTCGTAGGCTTCGTTGAGCGCCATCGACTCGTTGAGCGCCGCGACGCGTTGGCCGGCCGCAGCACCCGCGACGCGGTCCGGGTGGGCCGCCCGCGACCGCTCGTGGTAGCGGCGCTCGAGCTCGTCGAGGTCGATCGCAAACCGCGGCTCGAAACCGAGCAGCGCAAAGTGGTCGGACATCGCTCGCCCCGTCAGAAC
Coding sequences within it:
- the hscB gene encoding Fe-S protein assembly co-chaperone HscB produces the protein MSDHFALLGFEPRFAIDLDELERRYHERSRAAHPDRVAGAAAGQRVAALNESMALNEAYEVLRKPVPRAEYLLALHGVTIGDNEVLDPAFLADVLDAREELAAAIAAGDRARVNQLGADMQRRRDAAVAALGELWRRFDDTGDRAALDEIKRELIRLRYVDRYLEQVDAAQDDDDDEDD